The Peribacillus sp. FSL E2-0218 genome contains a region encoding:
- a CDS encoding peptidase, with product MANFKTRINQWIKDHREEGTDLLQRLVQAPSTQGNEAGAQAIVAQKIREMGLQVDIWEPDGGELKKHPYFYSPRSEFSNSHNVVGVMKGTGGGRSIILNGHIDVVPDGDRNQWDDDPYSGAIKDGKMFGRGVTDMKGGNVSLILAIQALKENGIQLKGDVIFQSVIEEESGGAGTLAAVLRGYKADAALIPEPTNMRIFPKQQGSMWFRVLVKGRSAHGGTRYEGVSAIEKSMTVINHIRALEEKRNARIRDPLYRNTPIPIPINLGVIEGGNWPSSVPDLVKMEGRMGVEPEETMEQAKNEMAEWLLKIKEVDEWFKDHPPVLEWFGARWVPGAIDVEHELMNTLVNQFREVAGQDPVIEASPWGTDGGLLTHVGETPSIVFGPGVTEVAHYPNEYILLDHVFTTAEIIALALIQWCGMEPLQDEQDAVLASNEDK from the coding sequence GAAGGAACGGACTTATTGCAAAGATTGGTGCAAGCCCCGAGTACCCAAGGAAATGAAGCAGGGGCGCAGGCCATCGTTGCCCAAAAAATACGGGAAATGGGCCTGCAGGTCGATATTTGGGAGCCTGACGGCGGGGAGCTGAAAAAGCATCCCTATTTCTATTCTCCCCGCAGCGAATTTTCCAATAGCCATAATGTGGTTGGTGTCATGAAGGGGACCGGAGGAGGCCGTTCCATCATCCTGAACGGACACATCGACGTGGTTCCGGATGGTGATCGAAATCAGTGGGATGACGATCCATATAGCGGAGCCATTAAGGATGGGAAAATGTTTGGACGCGGCGTAACAGATATGAAGGGAGGCAATGTATCGCTTATCCTTGCCATCCAGGCATTAAAGGAAAATGGCATCCAGTTAAAAGGAGATGTCATATTTCAAAGTGTGATTGAAGAAGAAAGCGGTGGTGCCGGAACGTTGGCAGCCGTCCTGAGGGGATACAAAGCCGATGCGGCTCTGATCCCTGAACCAACGAATATGAGGATCTTCCCTAAACAGCAAGGGTCGATGTGGTTCCGGGTTCTAGTAAAAGGCCGCTCGGCTCACGGCGGAACAAGGTATGAAGGCGTTAGTGCCATTGAAAAGAGCATGACCGTAATAAATCACATTCGTGCTCTGGAAGAAAAGCGAAATGCACGTATCCGTGATCCGCTCTATCGGAACACGCCCATTCCGATACCAATCAATTTAGGGGTCATTGAAGGCGGTAATTGGCCATCGTCCGTCCCTGATCTCGTGAAAATGGAAGGTAGAATGGGTGTTGAGCCAGAGGAAACGATGGAGCAGGCGAAAAACGAAATGGCCGAGTGGCTATTAAAGATCAAAGAAGTAGATGAATGGTTCAAGGATCACCCGCCCGTTTTAGAATGGTTCGGAGCACGCTGGGTCCCAGGGGCAATTGATGTGGAACATGAACTCATGAATACGCTCGTCAATCAATTTCGGGAAGTTGCTGGACAAGATCCGGTCATTGAAGCCTCTCCTTGGGGGACTGATGGAGGATTGCTGACTCATGTCGGTGAAACGCCTTCCATCGTTTTTGGTCCTGGCGTAACGGAGGTCGCTCATTATCCCAATGAATACATCTTACTGGACCATGTATTCACGACAGCGGAAATCATTGCCCTCGCTTTAATTCAATGGTGTGGAATGGAACCCTTGCAGGATGAGCAGGATGCGGTCCTGGCAAGTAACGAAGACAAATGA
- the qoxB gene encoding cytochrome aa3 quinol oxidase subunit I, giving the protein MGFFTRFLIPNPSPVIYTSMVAIGVTVLLIIFGLTHFKKWFYLWSGWLTTVDHKRIGIMYLIAALLMLFRGGVDAVMMRAQLAIPDNKLLDSQHYNEIFSTHGVVMILFMAMPYIMALMNFVVPLQIGARDVAFPRLNAISFWLFFMGAMLFNISFVIGGSPDAGWSSYFPLAGNEFSPHVGTNYYMIAIQIAGIGTLMTGINFLTTILKMRAPGMTLMRLPMFTWSSLVTSVIIIFAFPVLTVALIMGTMDRLFATKFFTMTDGGMDMLWANLFWVWGHPEVYILILPAFGLFSEIIPTFSRRNLYGYRSMVASMVFISIYSFFVWTHHFFTMGQAAYVNSIFSITTMVIAIPTGIKIFNWLLTMWRGRIRFTVPMLYSIGFIPLFTIGGVTGVMLAMSAADYQYHNTMFLVAHFHNVIIPGVVFAVLGAATYYWPKMFGFMLNERLGKWAFWFLTIGFCLAFFPMYITGLDGQARRIYTYSESTGFGPWNMVTFIGTVLMAISFFIIVYTVYYSIRHAPKDVGGDPWDARSLEWATHNPVPEYNFAIIPQVNSREAFWDAKYKGVELFKGDYEKIHMPNNSGGPFILSCIFFVFGFALIFSIWFLAIIGLIGIFVCMALRSFEIDHGHYISVEEIKETEAKYGGVNK; this is encoded by the coding sequence ATGGGGTTCTTCACTAGATTTCTTATACCTAATCCTAGTCCAGTCATCTACACATCAATGGTAGCCATTGGTGTTACTGTTCTCTTGATCATTTTTGGTTTAACCCACTTTAAGAAATGGTTTTATTTATGGAGTGGCTGGCTGACGACGGTCGATCATAAAAGAATAGGCATCATGTATTTGATCGCTGCTTTGCTGATGCTATTCCGTGGTGGGGTAGATGCCGTGATGATGCGTGCGCAACTTGCCATACCGGATAACAAATTATTGGATTCACAGCACTATAATGAGATTTTTTCTACACACGGGGTCGTGATGATTCTCTTTATGGCGATGCCATACATCATGGCCTTGATGAATTTCGTCGTGCCATTACAAATTGGAGCACGGGATGTAGCATTCCCGCGTCTGAATGCGATAAGCTTCTGGTTATTTTTTATGGGGGCGATGCTATTCAACATCTCATTTGTAATCGGCGGCTCACCCGATGCGGGGTGGTCTTCTTATTTCCCGCTTGCAGGCAATGAGTTCAGTCCGCATGTTGGAACGAATTATTATATGATTGCCATTCAAATTGCCGGAATTGGGACGTTAATGACGGGGATCAACTTTTTGACGACCATCCTTAAGATGAGGGCGCCCGGCATGACATTAATGAGATTGCCGATGTTTACTTGGTCTTCTTTAGTCACAAGCGTCATCATCATTTTCGCCTTCCCTGTATTAACAGTGGCGCTGATCATGGGGACGATGGATCGACTATTCGCCACCAAGTTTTTCACGATGACCGACGGCGGAATGGATATGCTTTGGGCTAACTTGTTCTGGGTTTGGGGACATCCTGAAGTATACATCCTGATCCTGCCTGCATTTGGTCTATTCAGTGAGATTATCCCAACCTTTTCACGTCGTAACCTTTATGGCTATCGATCAATGGTGGCTTCGATGGTGTTCATCTCGATCTATTCATTTTTCGTCTGGACGCACCATTTCTTTACAATGGGGCAAGCAGCCTATGTCAATAGCATTTTCTCGATCACGACGATGGTGATTGCCATTCCGACCGGGATCAAGATCTTCAACTGGTTGCTCACGATGTGGAGAGGCAGAATCAGATTTACCGTACCGATGCTTTATTCGATCGGCTTCATCCCGCTTTTCACGATCGGTGGCGTTACCGGGGTCATGCTGGCGATGTCAGCCGCGGATTATCAATATCACAATACCATGTTTTTAGTGGCTCACTTCCACAATGTCATCATTCCGGGAGTAGTATTCGCCGTGCTTGGCGCCGCCACTTACTACTGGCCGAAAATGTTCGGTTTCATGCTGAATGAGAGGCTTGGGAAATGGGCGTTCTGGTTTTTGACCATCGGTTTTTGCTTGGCATTCTTCCCGATGTATATCACCGGGTTGGATGGTCAAGCACGCCGGATATACACATACTCTGAATCGACTGGTTTCGGACCATGGAATATGGTTACGTTTATCGGTACAGTACTTATGGCCATCAGCTTCTTTATAATCGTTTATACGGTTTACTATAGCATTCGCCATGCGCCAAAGGATGTTGGTGGTGATCCGTGGGATGCGCGTTCCCTTGAATGGGCCACTCATAATCCAGTCCCGGAATATAACTTTGCGATCATTCCGCAAGTGAACTCAAGGGAAGCGTTTTGGGATGCCAAATATAAAGGGGTTGAATTATTCAAGGGTGACTATGAAAAAATCCATATGCCCAACAACAGCGGCGGACCGTTCATCCTATCCTGTATCTTCTTTGTCTTTGGGTTTGCGTTAATATTCAGCATCTGGTTTCTTGCGATCATTGGGTTAATCGGCATCTTTGTTTGCATGGCCCTTCGTTCATTCGAAATAGATCATGGCCATTACATTTCTGTAGAAGAAATTAAAGAGACGGAAGCAAAATACGGGGGTGTCAATAAATGA
- the qoxA gene encoding cytochrome aa3 quinol oxidase subunit II encodes MKIKWVLLAILSALVHVLSGCDRLAVLDPKGPQAQTQANVIWLSIAIMAVIVIIVCAFLVYVLAKYRDDKLPKDYEPPYIEGNHVVESIIVGVPILIVIFFSVVSVISNNKVEATPEEYKGQDPLVIYASTSDWKWHFSYPENDIETVNYLYIPTNRPLEFKLYSFGPITSFWVPQLGGQKYAMSNMVTTLHLAADESGEMMGRNANFSGKGFAENMFHVEAVSQDKFDEWVKEVKATAKPITEEKFNQLLKPGHTGQLTFTGTHLGFSPAPEGENAGHHHGSSNSDANSKGDHMEHDHKTNDGNEKPEHNHE; translated from the coding sequence ATGAAAATAAAATGGGTTTTATTGGCTATTCTTTCTGCCTTAGTTCATGTGCTTTCTGGCTGTGACCGATTAGCGGTTTTAGATCCTAAAGGACCTCAGGCCCAAACGCAAGCCAATGTGATATGGCTATCCATTGCGATCATGGCGGTTATCGTCATTATTGTTTGTGCTTTTTTAGTTTATGTGTTAGCGAAATACCGTGACGATAAACTGCCTAAAGACTATGAACCACCCTACATTGAAGGGAACCATGTCGTTGAATCGATCATTGTTGGGGTGCCGATATTAATCGTCATTTTCTTCTCCGTTGTTTCCGTCATTTCCAACAATAAAGTGGAAGCCACTCCGGAAGAGTACAAAGGTCAAGATCCATTGGTGATTTACGCTTCGACATCTGACTGGAAGTGGCATTTCAGTTATCCAGAAAACGATATCGAGACCGTGAACTATTTGTATATCCCGACAAATCGACCACTCGAATTCAAACTCTATTCATTCGGGCCGATCACGAGTTTCTGGGTTCCGCAACTTGGCGGTCAAAAATATGCCATGTCCAACATGGTGACCACCTTGCACTTGGCAGCGGACGAATCAGGGGAAATGATGGGACGGAATGCGAACTTCAGCGGGAAGGGATTCGCTGAGAATATGTTCCATGTCGAAGCGGTGTCTCAAGATAAATTTGATGAATGGGTCAAGGAAGTGAAAGCAACTGCGAAACCCATCACGGAAGAAAAATTCAATCAATTATTAAAACCGGGTCACACAGGGCAGTTGACCTTTACGGGAACTCACTTGGGCTTCTCACCAGCGCCGGAGGGTGAAAATGCTGGACATCATCATGGCTCTAGTAATTCTGATGCGAATTCAAAAGGCGACCATATGGAACATGATCATAAAACAAATGATGGTAATGAAAAGCCAGAACACAATCATGAATGA